One genomic region from Reichenbachiella ulvae encodes:
- the truA gene encoding tRNA pseudouridine(38-40) synthase TruA, translating into MRYFLEISYDGTAYHGWQIQNNALTVQEVLNEALSTILRQEVSTIGSGRTDKGVHALNQVVHFDVSAETKIGDLCHKLNSILPSDISANELARVQEEANARFAAVSRSYLYRIHQKKNPFLVNRSYLFHRPLNVEMMNESCEIIKRWMDFESLSKVHTDVNHFNCEIFDARWQEYNGELHFHVSANRFLRGMIRAMVGTMLLLGEGKINLDNFEAILEGRDRTKAGRSVPAHGLYLKDIIYPKDVYL; encoded by the coding sequence ATGCGCTACTTCCTGGAGATATCTTATGATGGCACGGCCTATCATGGTTGGCAAATTCAGAACAATGCCTTGACAGTACAAGAAGTACTGAACGAGGCATTGTCAACTATTCTCCGTCAGGAAGTAAGTACGATCGGTAGTGGTCGAACAGACAAAGGTGTACACGCACTGAATCAGGTAGTTCACTTTGATGTGTCGGCTGAAACCAAAATAGGAGACCTATGTCACAAATTAAATAGCATCCTTCCTAGTGATATTTCGGCCAATGAATTAGCAAGAGTACAGGAGGAGGCCAATGCACGTTTTGCGGCGGTATCGCGCTCTTACCTCTACCGTATACATCAAAAGAAAAATCCTTTTTTGGTCAATCGATCCTATTTGTTTCATCGTCCATTAAATGTGGAAATGATGAATGAGAGCTGTGAGATCATCAAAAGATGGATGGACTTTGAAAGTTTGAGCAAGGTGCATACCGATGTGAATCATTTTAATTGCGAAATTTTCGACGCAAGGTGGCAGGAGTACAACGGTGAATTGCATTTTCACGTTAGTGCCAATAGATTTTTGAGAGGGATGATCCGAGCCATGGTAGGAACCATGCTGTTGCTAGGTGAAGGCAAGATTAATTTAGATAATTTTGAGGCAATATTGGAAGGCAGGGATCGAACCAAAGCTGGGCGAAGTGTGCCGGCTCACGGGCTTTACCTCAAGGACATCATTTATCCAAAAGACGTATATCTATAA
- a CDS encoding ABC transporter ATP-binding protein produces the protein MKKEQASGNIVDFKVLKRLFTFAKPYMLQFNLLIFLTVALAVLVPIRPYLIQYTIDSDVANGDYQGLVQMVWLLVALLVAQAIVQYFHTYLSSWLGQHIIRDIRTTLYAHVQRLKLKFFDNTPIGRLVTRNVSDIETLADVFSQGIAMMIGDLLQLVFILIFMFYTNWQLTLVSLSTLPILIFATYIFKEKIKVSFNNVRSAVANLNSFVQEHITGMNIVQIFNSEDEELRKFKDINKEHRRANIRSVLYYSIYFPVAEVIQAIGIGLVVWYGAIRMIDTVFEPGELIAFIMYIMMFFRPIRMIADKFNTLQMGIVSSNRIMKLLDSEEHIPNEGTFVPEKFEGAVSFKHVWFAYNDENYVLKDISFDVEPGQTIALVGATGAGKSSIINLLSRFYDINKGSISIDGRDVQDYELQSLRRNIGVVLQDVFLFSDTIKANISLGNEDIPEQKIVDAADLVGAREFIDRLPGGLEYNVMERGATLSVGQRQLISFVRAMVYDPKIIVLDEATSSVDTETEELIQNAIDKMMKGRTSIVIAHRLSTIQHADKIIVLDNGEIKESGTHEELLAKDSYYSQLHKMQYKEVVISE, from the coding sequence TTGAAGAAGGAACAGGCAAGTGGAAACATTGTAGATTTTAAGGTGCTCAAGAGGCTTTTTACCTTCGCAAAGCCCTATATGCTTCAGTTCAATTTGCTGATATTTCTTACGGTAGCACTTGCCGTCTTAGTCCCAATCCGTCCTTATTTGATTCAGTATACCATTGACTCAGATGTGGCCAATGGAGACTATCAGGGATTGGTTCAGATGGTATGGTTATTGGTCGCCTTGTTGGTCGCTCAGGCCATTGTGCAATATTTTCACACTTATTTGTCTAGTTGGCTGGGGCAGCATATCATCCGAGACATACGAACTACACTCTATGCACATGTTCAGCGACTGAAGCTTAAGTTTTTTGATAACACCCCAATTGGTAGGCTTGTTACCAGAAACGTTTCAGATATAGAAACACTGGCAGATGTTTTCAGTCAGGGGATTGCCATGATGATTGGTGATTTGCTGCAACTGGTATTCATACTGATCTTTATGTTTTATACCAATTGGCAATTGACACTGGTGAGTTTATCGACTTTGCCGATTTTGATTTTTGCCACTTATATATTCAAGGAAAAAATTAAAGTCTCTTTCAACAACGTTAGATCAGCTGTAGCCAATCTCAATTCCTTTGTTCAGGAACACATTACTGGAATGAATATCGTTCAGATTTTTAATAGTGAGGATGAGGAACTCAGGAAATTCAAAGACATTAACAAAGAGCACCGAAGGGCTAACATTCGCTCTGTGTTGTACTATTCTATTTATTTTCCAGTAGCGGAAGTCATTCAGGCAATAGGTATCGGATTGGTGGTTTGGTATGGGGCAATACGAATGATTGATACAGTATTTGAGCCTGGCGAGTTGATTGCATTTATCATGTACATCATGATGTTTTTCCGTCCGATACGCATGATTGCCGATAAGTTCAATACCCTTCAGATGGGGATCGTAAGCTCCAATCGTATCATGAAGCTTTTGGATAGTGAGGAGCACATTCCTAATGAGGGGACTTTCGTTCCAGAGAAATTTGAAGGGGCGGTTTCATTCAAGCATGTGTGGTTCGCTTACAACGATGAAAACTACGTGTTGAAAGACATTAGTTTCGATGTAGAGCCAGGTCAAACCATCGCGCTGGTAGGAGCTACTGGAGCGGGGAAATCTTCAATTATCAATTTGCTGAGCCGCTTTTATGATATTAATAAAGGTAGTATCTCCATAGATGGTAGGGATGTCCAAGACTATGAGTTGCAATCCTTAAGGAGGAATATAGGAGTGGTACTTCAGGATGTTTTTCTGTTTTCTGATACGATCAAAGCGAATATTTCTTTGGGCAATGAGGATATTCCTGAACAAAAAATCGTTGATGCGGCTGATTTGGTTGGAGCGAGAGAATTTATAGACAGGTTGCCGGGTGGTTTAGAGTACAATGTGATGGAAAGAGGTGCCACACTATCAGTGGGGCAGAGGCAGCTGATCTCTTTTGTAAGGGCTATGGTCTATGATCCTAAAATCATCGTGCTAGATGAGGCAACTTCTAGCGTAGATACCGAGACGGAGGAGTTGATTCAAAATGCCATAGATAAGATGATGAAAGGCCGAACATCGATTGTGATTGCGCACCGATTGTCTACGATTCAGCATGCTGATAAAATCATCGTTTTGGACAATGGGGAGATAAAAGAAAGCGGAACTCATGAAGAATTACTTGCGAAAGACAGTTATTATTCGCAGCTTCACAAAATGCAGTACAAGGAAGTAGTAATTAGTGAATAA